The following are from one region of the Melospiza melodia melodia isolate bMelMel2 chromosome 14, bMelMel2.pri, whole genome shotgun sequence genome:
- the LOC134424662 gene encoding rho GTPase-activating protein 7-like isoform X10 encodes MQFPIDVKTVRRDHEFLDGDAIESLFRRLNTLNKYASMKVEISRDRNRSDDSEDDEPCAISDRWAYERCSQRWSRVGSLAALPAEQGAGAPTPVLKITSNEDSVCLDRGDKHDVSSVHSTSSADSDIVNSQKPFEDVETSTSSSRCSSVKVPSLDSAFSCSPPPSEFLNITSEEKLLDKSPSKKRKSLLKKMEKLHLRSCNLRSGQSKAKPIISEPVLLEGLNEEKMKMLNCVNISDLSGIRTKNNSPFSPQSSNSSNQSVNSSTGSTARPLTKPGSPCEGRRMHAEHMDTSKLLLGNDLSQQNLKNDMTLPKSQMFQIPQGHKPGTFPTVLTDSSLSADSSSVNWRTGSFHGCRRSRSSSRGARSPVLGRDQRLSVYDNMPSPELQGLEQLGDDDVFSELNSVIADVNGLKKLVDQWTEKFSDDGDSDFASDLASLCPPSPKESSVEAEGSEDKAAGEAGGESSSGLGKEIGSAELAYITDSKNTNRHGKQHWCVEENLEGLSLQTDGQSAAQLARTQKLALLKLTALMDRYSPSSKQGWNWTIPKFIKKPKASDYKDKNVFGVPLLLNMQRTSHPLPNGILQALEYLRSHFLDQVGLFRKSGVKSRILSLREMNETSPNNVCYEGQSAFDVADMVKQYFRDLPEPIFTSRLCESFLHIYQYVPKDEQFQAVQAAILLLPKENREALKILLFFLRDVVAFVEENQMTPTNIAVCLAPSLFHLNTLRRDSSSSSTRSSQRKCSLGKPDQKELNENLAATQGLAHMIMECNRLFQVKLLPASLHHHR; translated from the exons ATGCAGTTTCCCATTGATGTAAAAACTGTGAGGAGAGATCATGAGTTTTTAGATGGAGATGCAATTGAATCACTGTTCAG AAGGTTGAACACATTGAACAAGTATGCATCAATGAAAGTGGAAATAAGCCGTGACAGGAATCGG AGTGATGACTCTGAGGATGACGAGCCCTGTGCCATCAGTGACAGGTGGGCCTACGAGAGGTGCAGCCAGCGCTGGTCTCGCGTCGGGagcctggcagctctcccagcagagcagggggcTGGAGCTCCCACCCCAGTGCTGAAAATCACCAGCAATGAGGACAGTGTCTGTCTGGATCGTGGTGACAAGCACGATGTGTCCTCGGTTCACAGCACCAGCAGTGCTGACAGTGACATTGTTAACTCCCAGAAACCTTTTGAAGATGTGGAAACCAGCACGAGCTCCTCAAGGTGTTCCTCAGTTAAAGTACCTTCACTGGACTCTGCTTTTAGTTGTTCTCCTCCCCCCAGCGAATTTTTAAATATCACCAGTGAGGAGAAGCTTTTGGACAAGTCACCATCTAAAAAGAGGAAGAGCCTTCTAAAGAAAATGGAGAAGCTGCACTTAAGGAGCTGCAATTTAAGGAGTGGTCAGTCAAAGGCCAAACCCATAATAAGTGAACCTGTTCTTCTGGAAGGACTTAATGAAGAAAAGATGAAGATGCTGAACTGTGTAAATATTTCTGACCTCTCTGGCATCCGAACAAAGAACAATTCTCCCTTTTCTCCCCAGAGCAGCAATAGCAGCAATCAGTCTGtgaacagcagcacagggagcactgCAAGGCCTCTTACAAAACCAGGCAGCCCCTGTGAAGGAAGGAGGATGCATGCAGAACACATGGACACCAGCAAGCTGCTGCTGGGGAACGATCTATCCCAGCAAAACCTAAAAAATGACATGACATTACCAAAGAGCCAGATGTTTCAAATACCACAAGGCCACAAGCCTGGCACTTTCCCCACAGTGCTTACAGACAGCTCCCTGTCTGCAGACAGCTCCTCTGTCAACTGGAGGACTGGGAGCTTCCAcgggtgcaggaggagcaggagcagctccaggggcgcCAGGAGCCCCGTGCTGGGCAGGGATCAGAGGCTCAGTGTGTATGACAACATGCCCAGCCCCGAGctgcagggcctggagcagctcggCGACGACGACGTTTTCTCAGAGCTGAACAGTGTCATTGCGGATGTCAATGGCCTCAAAAAGCTGGTGGATCAGTGGACTGAGAAGTTCTCAGATGATGGGGATTCTGACTTTGCCAGTGACTTGGCCTCTTTGTGTCCACCCTCCCCTAAGGAAAGCTCTGTTGAAGCAGAGGGCTCAGAAGATAAGGCAGCAGGGGAGGCTGGGGGAGAGAGCAGCAGTGGCCTGGGCAAGGAGATTGGTTCTGCAGAGCTGGCATACATCACAGACTCTAAAAACACCAACAG GCACGGGAAGCAGCACTGGTGTGTGGAAGAGAACCTGGAAGGCCTTTCCCTGCAGACTGATGGCCAGTCAGCTGCCCAGCTGGCCCGCACACAAAAGCTGGCATTGCTGAAACTCACAGCTCTAATGGACAGATATTCCCCGTCCAGTAAGCAGGGCTGGAACTG GACCATACCAAAGTTCATAAAAAAGCCCAAAGCCTCAGactacaaggacaaaaatgtgtTTGGGGTTCCTTTACTGCTGAACATGCAGCGGACAAGCCATCCCCTGCCCAATGGCATCCTGCAAGCCCTGGAGTACCTGAGAAGCCACTTTCTCGACCAG GTTGGCCTGTTCCGAAAATCGGGCGTTAAATCCAGGATCCTGTCCTTAAGAGAAATGAATGAAACCAGCCCAAACAATGTGTGCTACGAGGGGCAGTCAGCCTTTGACGTGGCAGACATGGTGAAGCAGTATTTCCGAGACCTCCCCGAGCCCATCTTCACCAGCAGGCTCTGTGAATCCTTCCTGCACATCTACCAGT ACGTGCCGAAGGACGAGCAGTTTCAGGCTGTCCAGGCTGCTATTCTCCTCCTCCCAAAGGAAAACAGAGAAGCTTTGAAAATCCTCCTGTTCTTCCTGCGAGACGTGGTGGCTTTTGTTGAGGAGAACCAGATGACCCCAACCAACATTGCTGTCTGTCTGGCTCCTTCTTTGTTTCACCTCAACACCCTGAGGCgggacagctcctcctcctctacCAG GTCCAGCCAGAGGAAGTGCAGCCTGGGGAAGCCAGACCAGAAGGAGCTGAACGAGAACCTGGCAGCAACGCAGGGCTTGGCCCACATGATCATGGAGTGCAACAGGCTCTTCCAG GTAAAGCTGCTGCCTGCCTCCCTGCACCATCACAGATGA
- the LOC134424662 gene encoding rho GTPase-activating protein 7-like isoform X9, which yields MPQRAPRGLQQLGLGWLLENSQGKTPCRRLNTLNKYASMKVEISRDRNRSDDSEDDEPCAISDRWAYERCSQRWSRVGSLAALPAEQGAGAPTPVLKITSNEDSVCLDRGDKHDVSSVHSTSSADSDIVNSQKPFEDVETSTSSSRCSSVKVPSLDSAFSCSPPPSEFLNITSEEKLLDKSPSKKRKSLLKKMEKLHLRSCNLRSGQSKAKPIISEPVLLEGLNEEKMKMLNCVNISDLSGIRTKNNSPFSPQSSNSSNQSVNSSTGSTARPLTKPGSPCEGRRMHAEHMDTSKLLLGNDLSQQNLKNDMTLPKSQMFQIPQGHKPGTFPTVLTDSSLSADSSSVNWRTGSFHGCRRSRSSSRGARSPVLGRDQRLSVYDNMPSPELQGLEQLGDDDVFSELNSVIADVNGLKKLVDQWTEKFSDDGDSDFASDLASLCPPSPKESSVEAEGSEDKAAGEAGGESSSGLGKEIGSAELAYITDSKNTNRHGKQHWCVEENLEGLSLQTDGQSAAQLARTQKLALLKLTALMDRYSPSSKQGWNWTIPKFIKKPKASDYKDKNVFGVPLLLNMQRTSHPLPNGILQALEYLRSHFLDQVGLFRKSGVKSRILSLREMNETSPNNVCYEGQSAFDVADMVKQYFRDLPEPIFTSRLCESFLHIYQYVPKDEQFQAVQAAILLLPKENREALKILLFFLRDVVAFVEENQMTPTNIAVCLAPSLFHLNTLRRDSSSSSTRSSQRKCSLGKPDQKELNENLAATQGLAHMIMECNRLFQVKLLPASLHHHR from the exons AAGGTTGAACACATTGAACAAGTATGCATCAATGAAAGTGGAAATAAGCCGTGACAGGAATCGG AGTGATGACTCTGAGGATGACGAGCCCTGTGCCATCAGTGACAGGTGGGCCTACGAGAGGTGCAGCCAGCGCTGGTCTCGCGTCGGGagcctggcagctctcccagcagagcagggggcTGGAGCTCCCACCCCAGTGCTGAAAATCACCAGCAATGAGGACAGTGTCTGTCTGGATCGTGGTGACAAGCACGATGTGTCCTCGGTTCACAGCACCAGCAGTGCTGACAGTGACATTGTTAACTCCCAGAAACCTTTTGAAGATGTGGAAACCAGCACGAGCTCCTCAAGGTGTTCCTCAGTTAAAGTACCTTCACTGGACTCTGCTTTTAGTTGTTCTCCTCCCCCCAGCGAATTTTTAAATATCACCAGTGAGGAGAAGCTTTTGGACAAGTCACCATCTAAAAAGAGGAAGAGCCTTCTAAAGAAAATGGAGAAGCTGCACTTAAGGAGCTGCAATTTAAGGAGTGGTCAGTCAAAGGCCAAACCCATAATAAGTGAACCTGTTCTTCTGGAAGGACTTAATGAAGAAAAGATGAAGATGCTGAACTGTGTAAATATTTCTGACCTCTCTGGCATCCGAACAAAGAACAATTCTCCCTTTTCTCCCCAGAGCAGCAATAGCAGCAATCAGTCTGtgaacagcagcacagggagcactgCAAGGCCTCTTACAAAACCAGGCAGCCCCTGTGAAGGAAGGAGGATGCATGCAGAACACATGGACACCAGCAAGCTGCTGCTGGGGAACGATCTATCCCAGCAAAACCTAAAAAATGACATGACATTACCAAAGAGCCAGATGTTTCAAATACCACAAGGCCACAAGCCTGGCACTTTCCCCACAGTGCTTACAGACAGCTCCCTGTCTGCAGACAGCTCCTCTGTCAACTGGAGGACTGGGAGCTTCCAcgggtgcaggaggagcaggagcagctccaggggcgcCAGGAGCCCCGTGCTGGGCAGGGATCAGAGGCTCAGTGTGTATGACAACATGCCCAGCCCCGAGctgcagggcctggagcagctcggCGACGACGACGTTTTCTCAGAGCTGAACAGTGTCATTGCGGATGTCAATGGCCTCAAAAAGCTGGTGGATCAGTGGACTGAGAAGTTCTCAGATGATGGGGATTCTGACTTTGCCAGTGACTTGGCCTCTTTGTGTCCACCCTCCCCTAAGGAAAGCTCTGTTGAAGCAGAGGGCTCAGAAGATAAGGCAGCAGGGGAGGCTGGGGGAGAGAGCAGCAGTGGCCTGGGCAAGGAGATTGGTTCTGCAGAGCTGGCATACATCACAGACTCTAAAAACACCAACAG GCACGGGAAGCAGCACTGGTGTGTGGAAGAGAACCTGGAAGGCCTTTCCCTGCAGACTGATGGCCAGTCAGCTGCCCAGCTGGCCCGCACACAAAAGCTGGCATTGCTGAAACTCACAGCTCTAATGGACAGATATTCCCCGTCCAGTAAGCAGGGCTGGAACTG GACCATACCAAAGTTCATAAAAAAGCCCAAAGCCTCAGactacaaggacaaaaatgtgtTTGGGGTTCCTTTACTGCTGAACATGCAGCGGACAAGCCATCCCCTGCCCAATGGCATCCTGCAAGCCCTGGAGTACCTGAGAAGCCACTTTCTCGACCAG GTTGGCCTGTTCCGAAAATCGGGCGTTAAATCCAGGATCCTGTCCTTAAGAGAAATGAATGAAACCAGCCCAAACAATGTGTGCTACGAGGGGCAGTCAGCCTTTGACGTGGCAGACATGGTGAAGCAGTATTTCCGAGACCTCCCCGAGCCCATCTTCACCAGCAGGCTCTGTGAATCCTTCCTGCACATCTACCAGT ACGTGCCGAAGGACGAGCAGTTTCAGGCTGTCCAGGCTGCTATTCTCCTCCTCCCAAAGGAAAACAGAGAAGCTTTGAAAATCCTCCTGTTCTTCCTGCGAGACGTGGTGGCTTTTGTTGAGGAGAACCAGATGACCCCAACCAACATTGCTGTCTGTCTGGCTCCTTCTTTGTTTCACCTCAACACCCTGAGGCgggacagctcctcctcctctacCAG GTCCAGCCAGAGGAAGTGCAGCCTGGGGAAGCCAGACCAGAAGGAGCTGAACGAGAACCTGGCAGCAACGCAGGGCTTGGCCCACATGATCATGGAGTGCAACAGGCTCTTCCAG GTAAAGCTGCTGCCTGCCTCCCTGCACCATCACAGATGA
- the LOC134424662 gene encoding rho GTPase-activating protein 7-like isoform X12, which translates to MKVEISRDRNRSDDSEDDEPCAISDRWAYERCSQRWSRVGSLAALPAEQGAGAPTPVLKITSNEDSVCLDRGDKHDVSSVHSTSSADSDIVNSQKPFEDVETSTSSSRCSSVKVPSLDSAFSCSPPPSEFLNITSEEKLLDKSPSKKRKSLLKKMEKLHLRSCNLRSGQSKAKPIISEPVLLEGLNEEKMKMLNCVNISDLSGIRTKNNSPFSPQSSNSSNQSVNSSTGSTARPLTKPGSPCEGRRMHAEHMDTSKLLLGNDLSQQNLKNDMTLPKSQMFQIPQGHKPGTFPTVLTDSSLSADSSSVNWRTGSFHGCRRSRSSSRGARSPVLGRDQRLSVYDNMPSPELQGLEQLGDDDVFSELNSVIADVNGLKKLVDQWTEKFSDDGDSDFASDLASLCPPSPKESSVEAEGSEDKAAGEAGGESSSGLGKEIGSAELAYITDSKNTNRHGKQHWCVEENLEGLSLQTDGQSAAQLARTQKLALLKLTALMDRYSPSSKQGWNWTIPKFIKKPKASDYKDKNVFGVPLLLNMQRTSHPLPNGILQALEYLRSHFLDQVGLFRKSGVKSRILSLREMNETSPNNVCYEGQSAFDVADMVKQYFRDLPEPIFTSRLCESFLHIYQYVPKDEQFQAVQAAILLLPKENREALKILLFFLRDVVAFVEENQMTPTNIAVCLAPSLFHLNTLRRDSSSSSTRSSQRKCSLGKPDQKELNENLAATQGLAHMIMECNRLFQVKLLPASLHHHR; encoded by the exons ATGAAAGTGGAAATAAGCCGTGACAGGAATCGG AGTGATGACTCTGAGGATGACGAGCCCTGTGCCATCAGTGACAGGTGGGCCTACGAGAGGTGCAGCCAGCGCTGGTCTCGCGTCGGGagcctggcagctctcccagcagagcagggggcTGGAGCTCCCACCCCAGTGCTGAAAATCACCAGCAATGAGGACAGTGTCTGTCTGGATCGTGGTGACAAGCACGATGTGTCCTCGGTTCACAGCACCAGCAGTGCTGACAGTGACATTGTTAACTCCCAGAAACCTTTTGAAGATGTGGAAACCAGCACGAGCTCCTCAAGGTGTTCCTCAGTTAAAGTACCTTCACTGGACTCTGCTTTTAGTTGTTCTCCTCCCCCCAGCGAATTTTTAAATATCACCAGTGAGGAGAAGCTTTTGGACAAGTCACCATCTAAAAAGAGGAAGAGCCTTCTAAAGAAAATGGAGAAGCTGCACTTAAGGAGCTGCAATTTAAGGAGTGGTCAGTCAAAGGCCAAACCCATAATAAGTGAACCTGTTCTTCTGGAAGGACTTAATGAAGAAAAGATGAAGATGCTGAACTGTGTAAATATTTCTGACCTCTCTGGCATCCGAACAAAGAACAATTCTCCCTTTTCTCCCCAGAGCAGCAATAGCAGCAATCAGTCTGtgaacagcagcacagggagcactgCAAGGCCTCTTACAAAACCAGGCAGCCCCTGTGAAGGAAGGAGGATGCATGCAGAACACATGGACACCAGCAAGCTGCTGCTGGGGAACGATCTATCCCAGCAAAACCTAAAAAATGACATGACATTACCAAAGAGCCAGATGTTTCAAATACCACAAGGCCACAAGCCTGGCACTTTCCCCACAGTGCTTACAGACAGCTCCCTGTCTGCAGACAGCTCCTCTGTCAACTGGAGGACTGGGAGCTTCCAcgggtgcaggaggagcaggagcagctccaggggcgcCAGGAGCCCCGTGCTGGGCAGGGATCAGAGGCTCAGTGTGTATGACAACATGCCCAGCCCCGAGctgcagggcctggagcagctcggCGACGACGACGTTTTCTCAGAGCTGAACAGTGTCATTGCGGATGTCAATGGCCTCAAAAAGCTGGTGGATCAGTGGACTGAGAAGTTCTCAGATGATGGGGATTCTGACTTTGCCAGTGACTTGGCCTCTTTGTGTCCACCCTCCCCTAAGGAAAGCTCTGTTGAAGCAGAGGGCTCAGAAGATAAGGCAGCAGGGGAGGCTGGGGGAGAGAGCAGCAGTGGCCTGGGCAAGGAGATTGGTTCTGCAGAGCTGGCATACATCACAGACTCTAAAAACACCAACAG GCACGGGAAGCAGCACTGGTGTGTGGAAGAGAACCTGGAAGGCCTTTCCCTGCAGACTGATGGCCAGTCAGCTGCCCAGCTGGCCCGCACACAAAAGCTGGCATTGCTGAAACTCACAGCTCTAATGGACAGATATTCCCCGTCCAGTAAGCAGGGCTGGAACTG GACCATACCAAAGTTCATAAAAAAGCCCAAAGCCTCAGactacaaggacaaaaatgtgtTTGGGGTTCCTTTACTGCTGAACATGCAGCGGACAAGCCATCCCCTGCCCAATGGCATCCTGCAAGCCCTGGAGTACCTGAGAAGCCACTTTCTCGACCAG GTTGGCCTGTTCCGAAAATCGGGCGTTAAATCCAGGATCCTGTCCTTAAGAGAAATGAATGAAACCAGCCCAAACAATGTGTGCTACGAGGGGCAGTCAGCCTTTGACGTGGCAGACATGGTGAAGCAGTATTTCCGAGACCTCCCCGAGCCCATCTTCACCAGCAGGCTCTGTGAATCCTTCCTGCACATCTACCAGT ACGTGCCGAAGGACGAGCAGTTTCAGGCTGTCCAGGCTGCTATTCTCCTCCTCCCAAAGGAAAACAGAGAAGCTTTGAAAATCCTCCTGTTCTTCCTGCGAGACGTGGTGGCTTTTGTTGAGGAGAACCAGATGACCCCAACCAACATTGCTGTCTGTCTGGCTCCTTCTTTGTTTCACCTCAACACCCTGAGGCgggacagctcctcctcctctacCAG GTCCAGCCAGAGGAAGTGCAGCCTGGGGAAGCCAGACCAGAAGGAGCTGAACGAGAACCTGGCAGCAACGCAGGGCTTGGCCCACATGATCATGGAGTGCAACAGGCTCTTCCAG GTAAAGCTGCTGCCTGCCTCCCTGCACCATCACAGATGA
- the LOC134424662 gene encoding rho GTPase-activating protein 7-like isoform X11 has translation MASGEQPGKNALQSDDSEDDEPCAISDRWAYERCSQRWSRVGSLAALPAEQGAGAPTPVLKITSNEDSVCLDRGDKHDVSSVHSTSSADSDIVNSQKPFEDVETSTSSSRCSSVKVPSLDSAFSCSPPPSEFLNITSEEKLLDKSPSKKRKSLLKKMEKLHLRSCNLRSGQSKAKPIISEPVLLEGLNEEKMKMLNCVNISDLSGIRTKNNSPFSPQSSNSSNQSVNSSTGSTARPLTKPGSPCEGRRMHAEHMDTSKLLLGNDLSQQNLKNDMTLPKSQMFQIPQGHKPGTFPTVLTDSSLSADSSSVNWRTGSFHGCRRSRSSSRGARSPVLGRDQRLSVYDNMPSPELQGLEQLGDDDVFSELNSVIADVNGLKKLVDQWTEKFSDDGDSDFASDLASLCPPSPKESSVEAEGSEDKAAGEAGGESSSGLGKEIGSAELAYITDSKNTNRHGKQHWCVEENLEGLSLQTDGQSAAQLARTQKLALLKLTALMDRYSPSSKQGWNWTIPKFIKKPKASDYKDKNVFGVPLLLNMQRTSHPLPNGILQALEYLRSHFLDQVGLFRKSGVKSRILSLREMNETSPNNVCYEGQSAFDVADMVKQYFRDLPEPIFTSRLCESFLHIYQYVPKDEQFQAVQAAILLLPKENREALKILLFFLRDVVAFVEENQMTPTNIAVCLAPSLFHLNTLRRDSSSSSTRSSQRKCSLGKPDQKELNENLAATQGLAHMIMECNRLFQVKLLPASLHHHR, from the exons AGTGATGACTCTGAGGATGACGAGCCCTGTGCCATCAGTGACAGGTGGGCCTACGAGAGGTGCAGCCAGCGCTGGTCTCGCGTCGGGagcctggcagctctcccagcagagcagggggcTGGAGCTCCCACCCCAGTGCTGAAAATCACCAGCAATGAGGACAGTGTCTGTCTGGATCGTGGTGACAAGCACGATGTGTCCTCGGTTCACAGCACCAGCAGTGCTGACAGTGACATTGTTAACTCCCAGAAACCTTTTGAAGATGTGGAAACCAGCACGAGCTCCTCAAGGTGTTCCTCAGTTAAAGTACCTTCACTGGACTCTGCTTTTAGTTGTTCTCCTCCCCCCAGCGAATTTTTAAATATCACCAGTGAGGAGAAGCTTTTGGACAAGTCACCATCTAAAAAGAGGAAGAGCCTTCTAAAGAAAATGGAGAAGCTGCACTTAAGGAGCTGCAATTTAAGGAGTGGTCAGTCAAAGGCCAAACCCATAATAAGTGAACCTGTTCTTCTGGAAGGACTTAATGAAGAAAAGATGAAGATGCTGAACTGTGTAAATATTTCTGACCTCTCTGGCATCCGAACAAAGAACAATTCTCCCTTTTCTCCCCAGAGCAGCAATAGCAGCAATCAGTCTGtgaacagcagcacagggagcactgCAAGGCCTCTTACAAAACCAGGCAGCCCCTGTGAAGGAAGGAGGATGCATGCAGAACACATGGACACCAGCAAGCTGCTGCTGGGGAACGATCTATCCCAGCAAAACCTAAAAAATGACATGACATTACCAAAGAGCCAGATGTTTCAAATACCACAAGGCCACAAGCCTGGCACTTTCCCCACAGTGCTTACAGACAGCTCCCTGTCTGCAGACAGCTCCTCTGTCAACTGGAGGACTGGGAGCTTCCAcgggtgcaggaggagcaggagcagctccaggggcgcCAGGAGCCCCGTGCTGGGCAGGGATCAGAGGCTCAGTGTGTATGACAACATGCCCAGCCCCGAGctgcagggcctggagcagctcggCGACGACGACGTTTTCTCAGAGCTGAACAGTGTCATTGCGGATGTCAATGGCCTCAAAAAGCTGGTGGATCAGTGGACTGAGAAGTTCTCAGATGATGGGGATTCTGACTTTGCCAGTGACTTGGCCTCTTTGTGTCCACCCTCCCCTAAGGAAAGCTCTGTTGAAGCAGAGGGCTCAGAAGATAAGGCAGCAGGGGAGGCTGGGGGAGAGAGCAGCAGTGGCCTGGGCAAGGAGATTGGTTCTGCAGAGCTGGCATACATCACAGACTCTAAAAACACCAACAG GCACGGGAAGCAGCACTGGTGTGTGGAAGAGAACCTGGAAGGCCTTTCCCTGCAGACTGATGGCCAGTCAGCTGCCCAGCTGGCCCGCACACAAAAGCTGGCATTGCTGAAACTCACAGCTCTAATGGACAGATATTCCCCGTCCAGTAAGCAGGGCTGGAACTG GACCATACCAAAGTTCATAAAAAAGCCCAAAGCCTCAGactacaaggacaaaaatgtgtTTGGGGTTCCTTTACTGCTGAACATGCAGCGGACAAGCCATCCCCTGCCCAATGGCATCCTGCAAGCCCTGGAGTACCTGAGAAGCCACTTTCTCGACCAG GTTGGCCTGTTCCGAAAATCGGGCGTTAAATCCAGGATCCTGTCCTTAAGAGAAATGAATGAAACCAGCCCAAACAATGTGTGCTACGAGGGGCAGTCAGCCTTTGACGTGGCAGACATGGTGAAGCAGTATTTCCGAGACCTCCCCGAGCCCATCTTCACCAGCAGGCTCTGTGAATCCTTCCTGCACATCTACCAGT ACGTGCCGAAGGACGAGCAGTTTCAGGCTGTCCAGGCTGCTATTCTCCTCCTCCCAAAGGAAAACAGAGAAGCTTTGAAAATCCTCCTGTTCTTCCTGCGAGACGTGGTGGCTTTTGTTGAGGAGAACCAGATGACCCCAACCAACATTGCTGTCTGTCTGGCTCCTTCTTTGTTTCACCTCAACACCCTGAGGCgggacagctcctcctcctctacCAG GTCCAGCCAGAGGAAGTGCAGCCTGGGGAAGCCAGACCAGAAGGAGCTGAACGAGAACCTGGCAGCAACGCAGGGCTTGGCCCACATGATCATGGAGTGCAACAGGCTCTTCCAG GTAAAGCTGCTGCCTGCCTCCCTGCACCATCACAGATGA